CACCTCGGGGAGGGTTCACGGATCGATACGGTCCTTCATGCGGTAGCTTTTACCTTCGATGATAATGGTCTCGGCGTGGTGCAGGACGCGGTCGAGGATGGCCGAGGTCAGGGTGCTGTCGTTGTTGAACATCGAGGGCCAGTGCTTGTAGGCCTTGTTGGTGGTCAGCACGATGGCCCCGCGTTCGTACCGATGGCTGATGATCTGGAAGAGCAGGTCGGCCCCGTGCTTGTCGATGGGCAGATACCCTAGTTCATCGATAATCAATAGATCCGGGCGGGTGTATTCCCTGAGTTTCTGAACCAGACGCCCGGCTTTCTGGGCGGCCGCGAGGCTGTTGATGATGTCGATGGCAGTGGCGAAACGGACCCGCGGACCCGCCTGACAAGCGGCCCAGCCCAGAGCGATCGCCAGATGCGTTTTTCCCAGGCCCACCCCACCGATCAGGATCGCGTTGGCTTTATCCTCGATGAACTTGAGGCGGAAGAGGTTCTGGACCGCCAGCCGATTGATCTTCGTCGGCCAGGTGAAGTCGAACTGCTGGAGAGTCTTGAGCACGGGGAAGCCGGCGTTTCGGATGCGCCGCTGGCGGGCCTGGTCCTGACGCAGGGTGGCCTCACCCTCGATCAGACGGGCGAGGAAGTCCACGTGAGACCACTGCTGGGCCCCGGCCTGCTGGGCCAGTTCCTCGAAGTGTTCCAGGATAAACGGCAGTTTGAGCAACTGGAGTTGCCGACGCAGGTCATCCGGCGTCGCTTGGGCGGTCTTGCGGCGATTCATGGGTTTCTCCGGGGATAGGGGTTTCGGAGGTCTCGTAGAGTTCCAGGTTGGGTTCGGGAAGCTCCAGCTCCAGCAGGTCCTGTCGGCGGGTCAGGTGCAGGGCGCCGGGTTCCGGCAGGATCCGTTGCTGCTGTTCGAGCAGGTTGGCGATGTATTCGCCGCTGAACGCCTGGAACTCCAGGGCGTCCTCGATGGCCCGGGCGGTTCTCTCCGCCCCGTAGATTTCGGCCAGGGCGACGATCTGGCGGACGTGATGCAGGACGTTGAGCCGCCGCTCGGCCAGACCCTGGTAAAACCCTTCCGCCCGGGGCGTCAGCGACAGCAGGCGTTGCAGCAACTTCTGATCACGCGCTCGGCGGCGTTGCTGGAGCAGCGCCCGGGGGTGATCGGGATGCTCGAAGTCCCGTCGGCGGTCGTAGCTGCGGACGTGCCGAGCGATGAGCCGGTCCTGATGGTACAGGCACAGATGGTCGGGGTAGAGCTTGAGGGTCAATGCCGCTCCGGCATATTCGGCGGGCACCGAGTAGGTGTTGGTGTCCACGGTCACCCGGAACTGACGGCTGGCCCGCACCGGACGGAGGACGCCGACATCGTACGGCTGGATCGGTAGGGGCCGGAGT
The DNA window shown above is from Phycisphaerae bacterium and carries:
- a CDS encoding ATP-binding protein; amino-acid sequence: MNRRKTAQATPDDLRRQLQLLKLPFILEHFEELAQQAGAQQWSHVDFLARLIEGEATLRQDQARQRRIRNAGFPVLKTLQQFDFTWPTKINRLAVQNLFRLKFIEDKANAILIGGVGLGKTHLAIALGWAACQAGPRVRFATAIDIINSLAAAQKAGRLVQKLREYTRPDLLIIDELGYLPIDKHGADLLFQIISHRYERGAIVLTTNKAYKHWPSMFNNDSTLTSAILDRVLHHAETIIIEGKSYRMKDRIDP
- a CDS encoding IS21 family transposase, which codes for YAGGITIVKDYVRRIRPPRTPAFLTLSFAPGECAQVDWGQFGSISVGNTRRRMSFFVMVLCYSRMLYVEFTVSETMEYFLASHANAFAFFGGVPERVMVDNLRSAVLRHALGQTPVLNPRYKDFADHFGFTVRPCGVGQAHEKGRVENAVGYIKKNFLAGLELSDFALVNPAARQWLDTVANVRIHGRTKRPPAELFLVEKPQLRPLPIQPYDVGVLRPVRASRQFRVTVDTNTYSVPAEYAGAALTLKLYPDHLCLYHQDRLIARHVRSYDRRRDFEHPDHPRALLQQRRRARDQKLLQRLLSLTPRAEGFYQGLAERRLNVLHHVRQIVALAEIYGAERTARAIEDALEFQAFSGEYIANLLEQQQRILPEPGALHLTRRQDLLELELPEPNLELYETSETPIPGETHESPQDRPSDAG